GAGAACCAGACATGGGAAACACCATTGCATTCGATACCCACGCCTACATCAAAAAACTTCGGGAAGCAGGCGTGGATGAACGGCAGGCGGAAATCCAGGCCGAAGCCCTGGTCGAGCTGGTGGAAGATCGTCTGGCCACAAAACGGGATGTCCTGGACCTGAAACGGGACCTCAGGGAAATCGATGCCAAAGCGGAAACCAGATTCAAGGAACTCGACACCAGAGCGGAAACCAGATTCAAGGAACTCGACACCAGAGCGGAAACCAGACTCAAGGAACTCGACACCAAAGCGGAAACCAGACTCAAGGAACTCGACACCAAACTGGAAACAAAACTCAAGGAACTCGAACTGCGAATGGTCCTCAAGATGGGGGGGATGATCCTGGCGGGGATCGGCATTCTTTTCGGCCTGATGCGGGCGTGGCCCTTGCCGGTCCAGTTCGCCCCTGTTGCCCCCCAGGAGATACGCCAGACCGTTCCCCAATCCTTGCCAGGGAAATAATTCCCGCGGCACGGAAAATGACCTTGGGCGACCATGTCACAAGGGTTTCAGTTTCTTGAACGCGAACAGGACCATGCGCAGCAAGAGGGCGCCATGGCGAAAACGGAGGATCTGCGTTTCGCCATAGGATCGGGCGCGGTAGCGGATCGGGACCTCGATGATCCTGAGATTGGCCTTGGTCGCGCCGAACAACAGGTCAAAATCGCCAAAAGGATCGAACTCCCCGAAATAATGCCGGTTGGCGGCGATCTGTTCATAATCCCGCCGGAACAACACCTTGGTGCCGCACAGGGTGTCCGAGATCGGCTGGTTGAGCAGCCAGGAAAACAGCTGGGAAAAAAACATGTTGGCCCAAAGATTCAGGGTTCGCATCGCCTCGTTTTCCAGGGGATAGATCAGGCGCGATCCATTGACGAACTCCCCTTTCCCCTGGACCACTGCCCGATAGAATTTCGGCAAATCCTCGGGTGGAACCGTCAGGTCGGCATCCAGGATCATCAACACCGTCCCGCGTCCCGCGGCAAATCCAAGCCGTACCGCATCCCCCTTGTTGTTTCCCTTCTGCTTGAAACATTTGATGTCCCGATCGGGATAACAGGCAATCACCCGTTGAATCTCCTCGAAGGTCCCATCCTGACTGTGCCCCTCGACGAAAATGATTTCCATGTCGCGACAAAAACGGGGAATGCGACGAATGGCCGCTTCAATGTTGCCAAATTCGTTGCGGCACGGAATGACGATGGTCACCGAGGGTTCCTCCATCTCCCCCCGGGGAACGGGACGGGCGACGAAGATCCGCCGCAGACACAAATGGCGCACCAACGGCAAGGTGCCCAGGGTGTGGTTGATGATCCTTTCGAGCCCAAAGAAAGGGAGGGGCAGCCATTGCCGCCACTCCCGCCGTACCAGTTCCAGATTGGCCAGCGACAGAAATCCCTGTATCTGACGCGAGGTGAGCCAGTTCTGCACCGGTGACGGCATCCGCCACCCAAGCCGACCCCCCAGGCGCAGCACAGGTTCCCAATATTGATTGTAGTGGGTGATGATGATTCGCGTCCGTGCGTCACACAAGGAATGAAGGCCCAACAGGGTCTCCTCGACATCTTCCAAATGTCCCATCACGTCGGACATGAGGATAAAATCGAACGGTCCCTCGATCCGGCGCAGGGCCTCCCGATCCTCCATGTCGGCACAAACAAACGTCAGATCGGGATGGTCGGCCCGGGCGATCCGAATCATCTCGATGCTGAAATCGACGCCGACGCCATGGGCAGGGGCTAGGGCTTGGAGCATCTGCCCGGTACCGCACCCCAGTTCCAGGACCCGTTTGCCCTCCGGGATCAAAAATCGCAGGTACCGGGTATCGTCATCGTAGAAACAGGCGTTTTTTTTCAACCAGTTTTTCCGCTGCGGCGCCAGTTCGTCGAACAACCGTCTCAGCTCCTGTTTCTTGTCCGATTCCCTCATATCCGCGAATCCCGGTCACGCACATCCATCACTGCCAGCCCCTTGGCACGATCGA
The sequence above is drawn from the Magnetococcales bacterium genome and encodes:
- a CDS encoding glycosyltransferase encodes the protein MRESDKKQELRRLFDELAPQRKNWLKKNACFYDDDTRYLRFLIPEGKRVLELGCGTGQMLQALAPAHGVGVDFSIEMIRIARADHPDLTFVCADMEDREALRRIEGPFDFILMSDVMGHLEDVEETLLGLHSLCDARTRIIITHYNQYWEPVLRLGGRLGWRMPSPVQNWLTSRQIQGFLSLANLELVRREWRQWLPLPFFGLERIINHTLGTLPLVRHLCLRRIFVARPVPRGEMEEPSVTIVIPCRNEFGNIEAAIRRIPRFCRDMEIIFVEGHSQDGTFEEIQRVIACYPDRDIKCFKQKGNNKGDAVRLGFAAGRGTVLMILDADLTVPPEDLPKFYRAVVQGKGEFVNGSRLIYPLENEAMRTLNLWANMFFSQLFSWLLNQPISDTLCGTKVLFRRDYEQIAANRHYFGEFDPFGDFDLLFGATKANLRIIEVPIRYRARSYGETQILRFRHGALLLRMVLFAFKKLKPL